The sequence below is a genomic window from Microbulbifer hydrolyticus.
GCCAGACAATACGCAGCAAGAAATTGGGCCTTCAAAAAGGTATCTCGCTGGTCGAGTTGATGATCTCCATCACCATCGGCCTGATCCTGATGACCGGTGTGGTTCAGCTTTTCCTTTCCAGCCGCGCCACCTTCTCCACCCAGCAAGCGCTGTCTCGTGTGCAGGAGAGTGGTCGCCTGGCAATGGAGTTTCTGTCGGAAGACATTCGCATGGCCGGCTACATGGGCTGCATGAGCCGAAACCTGAACTTTACCAACACCCTCAACAATGCCACTGATCTTGCGTACAACTTTGAAATTGGTATCGAGGGGCTGAACGACGTAGGCGCCACCGTTCCTGCAGGCTACCCAGCCAATATCGTGCAGGGCACGGATGTGCTGGTCGTGCGTGGAGGCACCGGTAACGGCGTGGATGTTGTTGCTGTAAACAACAACAGCAAAGTGTTTATAGAGGACACCGGCGTGACTGAATCCTGCGGATCTGGTCTGGATAGCTTCAGTGGTCTGTGTGAGCGGGATATTCTGGTGGTCTCCGATTGCTCGAAAGCGCGTGTATTCCAGGTATCGGATCTGGCTGAGGAAAGTGGTGTGGGTGTGAGTGTTGAGCACCTGGATGCGGGTACGAGCCCGGGTAATGCCGCGAATACCTGGGGAGGGGGGAGCATACCGGACGAAAACTTCGGTGACGATGCCGAAGTCATTGAGATGAATACCACTGTTTATTACATCTCCCTGGGCGTCAGTGGTCAGCCTGGTTTGTGGCAGGAAACCAATGGCGCCAATCCAATGGAGCTATTGGAAGGTGTTGAGAATATGCAGCTTACCTATGGACGCGATACATCGGGAGATGGCATTCCGGATAGCTACGTAGATGCCTCGGCACTAACTACCAGCGCAGATTGGGAACAGGTGGCCAGTGTAAGGGTGCAGCTACTGGTGCAAAGCACCGAAGATAACCTGCTGCAGGAAGCGCAGCCCTATACGTTCAATGGGGTTACCAACAGCGCACCCGCTGACCGTCGCCTGCGACAGGTATTTATAAATACCGTGGGTATTCGCAGCCGCCTGCCCTGATCGAAACATCAAGGATTGAGTCGATTATGAAAAAAATAACCAGCTTTAGCACGGTACAACGTCAGCAGGGGATGACCCTAATTGTTGGCTTGATCATGGTATTACTTATGACCATTGTCGGCATGGCGGCGATCCGCGGTAGCGGCATGCAGGAACTGATGGCGGGCAATATGCGCGACCGTAACCTGGCGTTCCAGTCTGCTGAAGCGGGTTTGCGCCAGGGCGAGGTGGTGCTTACCGGTGCGACCATCCCGGCGTTCGACGGTACTAGCACCGGTCTTGTCCAGGCCATCGATGGGTCCACCAGTACCGGCTTCTGGGATACGTATGGTTGGGACGCCAGCTCGGTGCGCACCACGCTGGGGGTCGAGTATGTGGCGAGTCAGCCGCAGTATGTGATCGAAGAAGTGAGCACAACCGCAATAATCAATTCGGCGGATGGCGGCGCGGTGGACTTTGCCAGCTCTCTAAAAATGGACGATACCGTTTTTTACCGAGTGACAAGCC
It includes:
- a CDS encoding PilW family protein; protein product: MNMRAVHSQTIRSKKLGLQKGISLVELMISITIGLILMTGVVQLFLSSRATFSTQQALSRVQESGRLAMEFLSEDIRMAGYMGCMSRNLNFTNTLNNATDLAYNFEIGIEGLNDVGATVPAGYPANIVQGTDVLVVRGGTGNGVDVVAVNNNSKVFIEDTGVTESCGSGLDSFSGLCERDILVVSDCSKARVFQVSDLAEESGVGVSVEHLDAGTSPGNAANTWGGGSIPDENFGDDAEVIEMNTTVYYISLGVSGQPGLWQETNGANPMELLEGVENMQLTYGRDTSGDGIPDSYVDASALTTSADWEQVASVRVQLLVQSTEDNLLQEAQPYTFNGVTNSAPADRRLRQVFINTVGIRSRLP
- a CDS encoding pilus assembly PilX family protein is translated as MKKITSFSTVQRQQGMTLIVGLIMVLLMTIVGMAAIRGSGMQELMAGNMRDRNLAFQSAEAGLRQGEVVLTGATIPAFDGTSTGLVQAIDGSTSTGFWDTYGWDASSVRTTLGVEYVASQPQYVIEEVSTTAIINSADGGAVDFASSLKMDDTVFYRVTSRAEGGTADAVVILQSTYKR